In Candidatus Paceibacterota bacterium, the sequence GAGGCTCAGCTCACCCGTGCGCGTCTGGAAGCCGCCGGCTTCCACGCCGTCGTGTCGCATGAACTCTCTGCGCTAAGCCTCGACGGCTACGCGCTGGCCGCGGGCGGAATTCTCGTGCAAGTGCCGGCAGCGGAAGCCAAGGACGCACAGGAATTCCTCGCGTCCGATACCCCTCCTGATGAGTCCGCGCAAAACTAAACTCCTTACCCAACTCAAACGCATCCTGCCGCCGGGCGAAATTACCTTCGCCGACGCCGCACTATCGGAGCACGCGGGCGATAAATGGTTCGCCGCCCACAAACCCGATGCCGTTGTGCTGCCCCGCAGCAGCCGGTCCGTCGCAGCAGCCCTGCGTTTCGCAAACCGTCATCGCATCCCTGTCACCCCGCGCGGCGCGGGGCACGGCTATGTGGGCGGTTGCGTGCCGGTACGCGGCGGAATCGTGTTGTCGCTGGCGCGCATGAACCGCATCAAGGAGATCAACGCGGCGGACTTCGTCGCCGTCGTCCAACCCGGTGTCAATACCGCCAGGCTGCAGCAAACAGTCGAGAAGCTCGGCCTGTTCTACCCGCCCGACCCGGCCAGCCGCGCCGACAACTTCATTGGCGGCAACATCGTCACCAACGCCGGCGGTCCGCGTTGCCTCAAGTACGGCGTCACCCGAGATTACGTTCTGGGCCTGGAAGTCGTTCTGGCCGACGGCACCGTGCTCCGCCTCGGCGGTCGCACGCACAAGAATAAAACCGGCTTCGAATTGCACCGGTTGTTCGTCGGCTCCGAGGGCCTGCTGGGCATCGTCACCGAGGCTTCCCTCAAGCTGCTGCCACTCCCGCCTTACCGCGCCTGCCTGGCCGTCGGTTTCGGGTCCATGCGCGCCGCAGTTCGCTCGCTGCACGCCATTCTCGCCGCCGGGTTCCTGCCCGCCGCACTTGAACTGGCTGATTCCTTCACGCTAGCGGCCGCCTTCAAGCGTACCGGAAGCGGACGCCTTCGGGGGTGCCGCGCTCACCTGATTGTAGAATTGGACGGCCAGCAGCGCTCCGTTCGCGGGGAAATCCGCCAACTCCGCGCTATCCTTGCCCCCCAGCAACCCCTCTTCGTTGAAACTGGCCTGGGCGCTGCTCAATGCGAAGCTGTCTGGCAAATCCGCCGCGAATTCTCCTACGCGCTGCGCGACACCGGACTCACCAAACTCAACGAGGACATCGTCGTGCCGCGCGGGCGCCTGGAAGACCTGTTCGACTTCGCCGCCCGCCTGCAGCGCAAGCACGGCCTTTCAGTCGCCTGCTTCGGCCACGCCGGCGACGGCAACATCCACACCAACGTCATGGTGGACTTCAACCAACCCGGCGCCAAACGTCGCAGCCAGGCCGTGCTGGACGAACTCTTCGCCCAGGTCATCGGTTGGGGTGGCGCGATTACCGGCGAGCACGGCATCGGCCTGGCCAAGCGGCGCTGGTGGCCGCGGGCCGTCCCGCCAGAGGTCCGCGCCTTCCATCGTGCGATCAAGCACGCCCTCGACCCGGGCGGCATCCTCAACCCCGGCAAGTTTGTCTGATCGCGTGCAAAAGTCCTCGATCGCAGGCCGATGATGGGCCTGGCGGGCGAGTGACAGAGAGCCCGACGTGGTTCAGCCTCTGTCTCATAGCCTATCCAGCCGTCTCGCTGCCTACCAGGACGACAAATTCTCCCTTTAACGAGCGTCGCTGCAGCAGCGTCAGCAGGTCGGCCGGTTTGCCGCGGAGGTACTCCTCGAACTTCTTGGTCAGCTCGCGCGCCAGAACGACCTGGCGCGCGGGGAACACTTCGTTCAGTTCAACCAGCAGCTTCTCGATGCGGTAAGGCGATTCGTAGAAGACTAGCGTCCCGGCGATGCCCTGTAGCCGCTCCAGTTCTCGGCGGCGCTGACCTGACTTGTGAGGCAGGAAGCCGATGAAGTGGAGCTCGTCGGTCGGGAGCCCGCTGGCAGTCAGGGCCGCGACCAGCGCGCTGGGCCCCGGCACCGGCTCGACGCGCAGGCCCGCCGTGATCGCCGCCCGCACGACTCGCTCGCCGGGGTCGCTGATGCCCGGGCTGCCGGCGTCGCTCACCAGCGCAATCTTCTCGCCGCGCCGCAAACGGGCGATGATTTCTTCGCTCCGCCTGGCCTCGTTGAACTGGAAATAGCTCAGCAGCGGCCTGGCAATGCCGAAGTGCTTGAGCAACTGCCCCGTCCGCCGCGTGTCCTCTGCCGCTACCACATCGCACTCTTTGAGCGTGCGCAACGCCCGCAGCGTGATGTCCTCCAGATTCCCAATCGGCGTCGCGACCAGGTAAAGGGTCCCCGGCGTCAGCGGCGGCGGAGATTGGTTCATCATCCCTTTCCTGCCTTGTTCCTTCCGGGTTCCTGCTTCGTGATCCCCCGTTCGCTCGCCCGAACGAATTGGACCAGGTGCTTGATCTCGGGCAGGGGAGGCAATTCGCTTTCGATCCGCGCCAGGGCGTTGGGGGTTGTCAGGCCATCGCGGATTAGAATCTTGTAGGCTTGGCGCAACGCCGCCTGGGCCTCCTCGGATACGCCGTTTCGTTCCAGCCCCACCTTGTTGACGGCCCGGGCCTCGGCCGGA encodes:
- a CDS encoding FAD-linked oxidase C-terminal domain-containing protein, whose amino-acid sequence is MSPRKTKLLTQLKRILPPGEITFADAALSEHAGDKWFAAHKPDAVVLPRSSRSVAAALRFANRHRIPVTPRGAGHGYVGGCVPVRGGIVLSLARMNRIKEINAADFVAVVQPGVNTARLQQTVEKLGLFYPPDPASRADNFIGGNIVTNAGGPRCLKYGVTRDYVLGLEVVLADGTVLRLGGRTHKNKTGFELHRLFVGSEGLLGIVTEASLKLLPLPPYRACLAVGFGSMRAAVRSLHAILAAGFLPAALELADSFTLAAAFKRTGSGRLRGCRAHLIVELDGQQRSVRGEIRQLRAILAPQQPLFVETGLGAAQCEAVWQIRREFSYALRDTGLTKLNEDIVVPRGRLEDLFDFAARLQRKHGLSVACFGHAGDGNIHTNVMVDFNQPGAKRRSQAVLDELFAQVIGWGGAITGEHGIGLAKRRWWPRAVPPEVRAFHRAIKHALDPGGILNPGKFV
- the rsmI gene encoding 16S rRNA (cytidine(1402)-2'-O)-methyltransferase; the protein is MMNQSPPPLTPGTLYLVATPIGNLEDITLRALRTLKECDVVAAEDTRRTGQLLKHFGIARPLLSYFQFNEARRSEEIIARLRRGEKIALVSDAGSPGISDPGERVVRAAITAGLRVEPVPGPSALVAALTASGLPTDELHFIGFLPHKSGQRRRELERLQGIAGTLVFYESPYRIEKLLVELNEVFPARQVVLARELTKKFEEYLRGKPADLLTLLQRRSLKGEFVVLVGSETAG